The following DNA comes from Serpentinimonas raichei.
TGGACCCGGTCCAGAACCCGCAGTTGGGCTACAACCTCGACGCCTGGGACGGCTACCCGGTCGAGCGCGAAATGCTGCTGGGCATGGCGCGCCAGTTGAACAAGCGGCTGGTGGTGCTGGCGGGCGACACCCACAACGCCTGGGCCAGCCGCCTGACGCTGATGGACGGAACCGTGGTCGGCAACGAATTCGCCACCCAGAGCATCAGCTCGCCCGGTCTGGAGGAATACCTGATCGGCCTGACGCCCGTCCAGACGCAGCAGATTTTCCGCGGCGTGGTGGGCGATCTGCGATTTGCCGACACCGGCCGGCGCGGCTTTTTGCTGATGGAGTTCACGCCCCAGCATGCGCGCGGCACCTGGCACTTCGTCAGCAGCGTCAAAACCCGCACGTACACGCTGGACACCAGTCAGTCGTTGAGCGTGAGTGCCTGAGGGTGCGCATAGGGGGCATCGAGGGGCTGTGACCGCAGCTTGTCGGGTCGGCGCTCAGGCAGCATTCACATGCGCCCCCATGCGCGAGCGGTACCACTCGTGAAAGTGCTGCATCCCGTCTTCCATCGGGCTTTGGTAGGGGCCGACTTCGCTGGTGCCGCGCGCCAGCAGGGCTTTGCGGCCAGCGTCCATGCGCTCGCCGATTTCGTCGTCTTCGAGGCAGGTTTCCATATAGGCGGCGCGCTGGGCGGCCACGAACTCGGGCTCGAAGGCGGCGATATCTTCGGGGTAGTAGAACTCGACCCGGTTCAGCGTCTGGCCGGGGCTGATCGGGTGTACGGTCGAGACCGTGAGCACGTGCGGGTACCACTCCACCATCAGGTGTGGGTAGTAGGTGAGCCAGACCGCGCCGCGTTCGGGCAACTGGCCGTTGCGGTAGCGCAGCAGCACCTCCTGCCAGTGCTTGTAAACCGGGCTGCCGCCGCCTTGCTGCAGGTTTTGCACCCCCACCGTTTGCACCGAATACTCGGGCTTGAAGCTCCAGCGCAGGTCGTCGCAGGTGACGAAGCGGCCCAATCCGGGGTGGAAGGGCACCACGTGGTAGTCCTCTAGGTAAACCTCGATGAAGGTTTTCCAGTTGTAGTGGCACTGATGCAGCTCCACGTGGCCCAGCACCATGCCCTCGAAGTTGAGCTCGGGCAGGCGCTCCAAGCCGGCCAAGTCGGCGGCGATGTCGCGCCCGTTGTCTTCGAACAGCAGGCCGTTCCACTCACGCAGCGGGAAGCGCTGCAGGTTCAGGCAGGGGTCGTGGGCAAAGTGTGGCGCGCCGATCAGCTCGCCCAGCCGGCCGCTGTGTTCGGTGCCGCCGCCGGCGTAAGTCCAGCGGTGCAGCGGGCAGACGATGTGGCCGCCGCCGTGCCCGCTTTGTTGTTGTTGCAGGTTGCCGCGGCCCTTGAGCATCACGGCCTGGCGGTGCCGGCAGACGTTGCTCACCAGCTCCACGCCTTGCGCGGTGCGCACCAGCGCCCGCCCTTCGCCTTCGTGTGGCAAGGCATAGTAATCACCCAGTTCGGGCACCGAATTCACATGCCCCACGTAGCGGGGCCCACGCTGAAAGATCAGCTCCAACTCGCGCTGCAACAGCGCCTCGTCAAAATAGCTGGAAACGGGCAATTGGCTTTCGGCCTGCTGCAATGGAAGACTCAAATCAGACATGATGGTCCTGACCTCGAGAGACTCCCCCTATTAAGGGGCAGGGAAGCGCGTGACGGTGCGAAGCAACGGATCGGCGCGGACTAAGGGTGAAACAACTCCTTCGAGTTGAAAACAAGGGAGCGCGATTGTACCCCCGGGGTTCCCGGGGTCGGGTCACAGCTGCACACGCAAAGGGCGCGAGCGCCTAAAATCCAGCCTTTCTGCCGCAGCCCGATGCGCGGCCTTGGTTTTTTTGCCACTCCCATGCCCAAATCCAAAGCCAGCCCCGCTGCTGCCCCCACCCCAGCCACCTTCGAGGCAGCGACGCAGGAGCTTGACGCCCTGCTGACGCGGCTCGATGCCGGCCAGTTGCCCTTGGACGAGCTGCTGACGCAGTACCAACGCGGCAACGAGTTGCTGGCCTACTGCCGCGCCCGCCTCGACGCGCTGGAGCAGCAGCTCACGGTGCTGGAAAACGGCAGCGAGCGCCCTTGGACGGCCACCCCATGAGCGCCCCTGCACCAGCCCAGGCAACGCCCCTCGTCTCGCCCGCGCTGGGCGTTTTTGCTGCGTGGAGCACCGCGCGCTTGACCGAGGTGGAAGCGGCGCTGGAGGCGGCGCTGCCGCAGCAGGCCCCGGCTGAGTTGGGCGCTGCCATGCGCTACGCCGTGCTCGACGGCGGCAAGCGCCTGCGCCCGCTGCTGGTTTGGGCGGCGGCGGAGGCGGTTGCCGGTGCCTCCCTGGGCCCGGCCAGCCACGAAGCAGCCCGGCGCTGCGCCTGCGCGGTGGAGCTGATCCACGCCTACTCGCTGGTGCACGACGACCTGCCTTGCATGGACAACGACGTGCTGCGCCGGGGCAAGCCCACCGCGCACGTGCGCTTTGGTGAGGCCACCGCGCTGTTGGCGGGCGACGCGCTGCAGGCGCTGGCCTTTGAGCAGGTGCTGGGTTTGGCCCAGGCCACCGAAACGGCGGCCCTGGCGGCACGGCTCGGCCTGTGCTTGGCGCAAGCCAGCGGCCACCAAGGCATGGCGGGCGGGCAGGCGATCGACTTGGCGGCCGTGGGGCGGCAGCTGAACCTGGCCGAGCTCGAAGACATGCACCGGCGCAAGACCGGCGCCCTGCTGCGGGCCAGCGTGCAGATGGGGGCGCTGGCTGGTGGGGCCGATGCCGCTGCGCTGGCGGCCCTGACGCGCTACGGCGCGGCGCTCGGGCTGGCGTTTCAGGTCATCGACGACGTGCTCGACGTGGTGGCCGACTCCGCCACCTTGGGCAAGACCGCCGGCAAAGACGCCGCCGCCGACAAACCCACTTTCGTTTCGCTGCTGGGGCTCGACGGCGCGCGCGCCTACGCCCTCGCGCTGCAGCAGCAGGCCCAAGCCGCCCTGCACGAAGGCGCGCTGCCCGCGCCGCAAACCCTGCACGCGCTGGCCGACTGGGTGCTGCAGCGCTCAAACTGAATGATGAATCCCACCCCCATGACTGGCTTGCTCGAAACCATCCACTCCCCGGCCGATTTGCGCCGCCTGCCGCGCGCCCAGTTGCGCCCCTTGGCCGACGAACTGCGCCAGTTTTTGCTGCACAGCGTAGCCCAGACCGGTGGCCACCTGAGCTCCAACCTCGGCACGGTCGAGCTCACGGTGGCGCTGCATTACGTATTCAACACCCCGCACGACCGGCTGGTGTGGGACGTGGGGCACCAGACCTATCCACACAAAATCCTTACTGGCCGGCGCGAGCGCATGCACACCCTGCGCCAGTGGGGCGGGGTGAGCGGCTTTCCGGTGCGCACCGAGAGCGAATACGACACCTTTGGCACCGCGCACTCATCCACCAGCATTTCGGCCGCGCTGGGCATGGCGGTGGCGGCGCAGCAGCAGGGCACCGACCGGCACGCGGTGGCCGTGATCGGTGACGGCGCCATGACCGCCGGCATGGCCTTCGAGGCGCTCAACAACGCCGGCGTGCTGGAGCAGGCCAAGCTGTTGGTGATCCTCAACGACAACGACATGTCGATCAGCCCGCCGGTGGGGGCGCTGAACCGCTACCTGGGGCAGCTCCTGAGCGGGCGCTTTTACTCGGCCGCCAAACAGGTGGGCAAGCAGGTGCTGGGCGTGGCGCCGCCGCTGCTGGAGCTGGCGCGGCGGCTCGAAGAAGGGGCCAAGGGCCTGGTGCTGCCGATCACCCTGTTCGAAAAATTTGGCTTCAACTACATCGGACCGATCGACGGCCACGACCTCGACGCCCTGATCCCGATGCTGGAGAACATCCGGCGCCTGCCGGGGCCGCAGTTCCTGCACGTGGTGACCAAAAAAGGCCAAGGCTACAAGCTGGCCGAAGCCGACCCGATTGCTTACCACGGGCCGGGCAAGTTCGACCCCGCAGTCGGGCTGCAAAGCCCGGCGCAAGCGCCCCGTCTCACTTTCAGCCAGGTGTTTGGGCGCTGGCTGTGCGACATGGCGGCGCACGACGAGCGCCTGGTGGGCATCACCCCGGCCATGCGCGAAGGCTCGGGCATGGTGGAGTTTCATCAGCGCTTCCCCGAGCGCTACCACGATGTGGGCATTGCCGAGCAGCACGCCGTCACCTTCGCCGCCGGGCTGGCTTGCGAGGGGCTGAAGCCGGTGGTGGCGATCTACTCCACTTTTTTGCAGCGCGCCTACGACCAGTTGATACACGATGTGGCCTTGCAAAAGCTGCCGGTGCTGTTTGCGCTGGACCGCGCTGGCATCGTCGGGGCCGACGGCCCGACCCACGCCGGGGCTTACGACATCCCCTTCTTGCGCTGCATCCCCAATGTGTCGATCGCCTGCCCGGCCGACGAGGCCGAGTGCTACCAGTTGCTCTGCACCGCCTACCAGCAAGCGCACCCGGTGGCGGTGCGCTACCCGCGCGGCAGCGGGGCCGGTACGCCATTGCCGAGCGATTTGCAAGGCCTGCCCTTTGCCCAAGGCGAAGTGCGCCGCCGTGGCCAGCGCGTAGCCCTGCTGGCTTTTGGCACCTTGCTCTACCCGGCGCTGCAAGCGGCCGAGCGGCTAAACGCCACGGTGGCCAATATGCGCTGGGCCAAGCCGCTGGACCGTGCGTTGCTGCGCGAGCTGGCGCAGCAGCACGACTGCCTAGTCACGCTGGAAGAGGGCGCCTTGGCCGGCGGGGCGGGATCGGCGGTGCTGGAAGCCCTGCAAGAGGAGGGCCTGCTGCGCCCCGTGCTGCGGCTGGGGCTGCCAGACCGCTTCATCGAGCACGGCGACCCGCACAAGCTGATGACGCTGCTGGGGCTGGATGCGGCCGGCATCGAGGCCAGCGTGCACGCTTGGCCGGCCTTTGCAGAATTGCCTGCCGCATCGGATGCGTGAATCCGGGTGCTTAGAGTTTGATATTTTTTCAACCGATTGCATCGCGACCTAGGGTTTACGTGGCCGTTTGAACCCTTATGCGCAACCTACAATCTTTGGCAGTCGCCTGCTTTCTGAAGCAGTGAAGCCTGCGGCATTTACCCCAAAACTACTCAATCGGAGTCACTCAATGGATCGTCGCTCAATCATCGCCGGCACTGGCGCAGTTGGTGTAGCTGGCTTGCTGGCCGCTTGTGGCCCACGCGAACAGGCTGCAGCACCGGCCGCAGCCCCCGCAGCCCCGGCCGTCATCACCGGCGAGACCGTGCGCTGGCGCTTGGCCTCGACCTTCCCGCGTGCGCTCGACACCATTTGGGGCGCGGCCGAAGTGTTCGCCAAGGCCGTCTCCGACGCCACCGGTGGCAAGTTCCAGGTCAGCACGCACCCAGCCGGTGAAATCGTGCCTGCCATGGGCGTGTTTGACGCTGCCCAAACGGGTGCCATCGAAGCCGCCCACACCGCCACTTACTTCTTCTTCGGCAAAGACGACGCCTTGGCTCTTGCCAACGGCGGCATTTCCTTTGGCCTCAACGGACGCCAGATGACCTCTTGGTTCTTTGAAGGCGGCGGGCTGGCCTTGAGCCGCGAACTGCTCGACACCTTCAATCTGGTCAACTTCGCCTGCGGCAACACCGGAGTGCAAATGGGCGGCTGGTTCCGCCGCGAAATCCGCACTCCAGCCGACCTGCAGGGCTTGCGTTTCCGTGCCGGTGGCTTTGCTGGGCGGGTGCTGGAGCGCATTGGCATGGTGCCACTGGCCATGCCGGCGGGCGAGATCTACCAGGCGCTGGAGCGCGGCACGGTAGACGGTGCCGAGTTCGTCGGCCCCTACGACGACGAGAAACTCGGCTTTCACCGTGTGGCCCCGTTCTACTACTACCCAGGCTTTTGGGAAGCCGGCACCCAGCTCGACCTGCTGGTCAACAAGACCGCTTTCAACGCCCTGTCGCCCGAGTACAAGGCGATCGTCAACCAAGCGGCCACACTGGCCCACACCACCATGCTGGCGCGCTACGATGCCCTCAACCCGGCCGCCCTCAAGCGCCTGGTGGCCGGCGGCACGCGCCTGATGCCCTTCCCGCGCGCGGTCATGGATACAGCGTTTCGCGCCGCACACACGCTGTACGAAGAACTCAACGCCACCAACCCGCGCTGGAAGAAGCTCTACGACCATCAAATCGCCTTCCGCCGCGACCAGGTGCTGTGGCACGGCTTGGCCGAAGCCAGCTTCGACAGCTACATGCAGCTTCAGGGCCGCAACAACCGCCTGTGATGTGGCGGCGGGCGCACCGCCCGCCCCGTTTCAACGCCCCGCCGCTGTTTGGCGGGGCGTTTTTGTATCCAATGGAACGCTGGTTGTCATAAAAAATCACAGTGTCATGCCATTGTGAAGGTTAGCTTGTATGAAATACCTCCTCCTTTTTTCGCGCGCCATCGACGCCCTCAACACAGCCGTCGGCAAGGTGGCGATGTGGCTGATTTTGCTGATCGTCTTGATCAGCACCGCCAACGCCATCAGCCGCTACGCCCTGCACATCAGCTCCAACGCCTGGCTGGAAATCCAGTGGTACCTGTTCGGTGCCGTGTTCCTGCTTGGGGCCGGGTTTGTCTTTTTGCGCAACGCCCATGTGCGCATCGATGTGGTCTCCAGCCGCCTGACGGCGCGCACGCGCAACTGGATCGATGTGGTCGGCATCTTGGTCTTTTTGCTGCCCCTGTGCTACCTGATGATCATTTTGGGTTGGCCGGTGTTCGAGCGCTCTTGGGTGACGGGCGAAATGTCGCCCAACGCCGGCGGCCTGATCCGCTGGCCGGCTTACCTGATGATCCCGGCCGGCTTTGCCTTGCTGGCGCTGCAGGCCATTTCTGAGCTCATCAAACGCTTCCATTTCCTCTACGGTGGCGGCCCCGATGCGCTGGCCCAAGGGGCTTCCAGCGACGTCGAGCAACTGGCGCGTGAAATCGCCTTGGCCGAGCACGACCGCATCGAAAGCGCTGCGGCTGCGGCTGTGCTGGCTGATGGAGGACGCAAATCATGATCGAATTTCTCATCAGCATCTTCGTGCCCCTGATGTTTCTGGGGCTGATATTTTTCCTGCTCACCGGCTTTCCGGTTGGTTTTGCGCTCTCGGCCGTGGGCTTGCTGTTTGGCTTGCTGGGCATGGAGCTGGGTCTGTTTCCGGCCACCCTGTTTCAGGCGCTGCCCTTGCGCGTGTTTGGCATCATGCAGAACGAAATTCTGCTGGCCATCCCATTCTTCACCCTGATGGGCATCATCCTCGAGCGCAGCGGCATGGCCGAGGACTTGCTGGAAACCGTGGGCCAGGTCTTTGGCCCCTTGCACGGCGGCCTGGCGGTGGCGGTGGTGCTGGTTGGTGCCCTCATGGCGGCGACCACCGGCGTGGTGGCGGCGGCGGTGATTTCCATGGGCCTGATCTCGCTGCCCATCATGCTGCGCTACGGCTACAACCGCCCCATCGCAACCGGAGTCATTACCGCTTCGGGCACGCTGGCGCAGATTTTGCCGCCTTCGCTGGTGCTGATCGTGCTGGCCGACCAGCTCGGCGTCTCGGTGGGCGATATGTACGCCGGTGCCATGCTGCCGGCCCTGATGCTGATCGGCCTGTACCTGGCGTTCGTGATTGGCATTGCCGTCGTCAAGCCGCAGTGGATGCCGCCGCTGCCACCCGATGCGCGCATCTACAACGAGCCCACCGGCTCCAGCGGGCACCGCTCGCTGATCGTGCTGATGGCGCTGGCCACCTTGGCCGGCTATGCCTGGGCGCAGGTGCACAACCAGATGATGCACCGCTGGTTCGAGCGCATTGCCGACGCCCCGGCCGACGAGACCTTCATCATGTCGATGCTCGCCGGTGCCTTGGTGGCCTTGGTGCTGGCCTTGGCCAACAAGGGGCTGCGCCTGGGGCTGATCTCCAAGCTGGCCGAGCGCGTCACCTTCGTGCTGATTCCGCCGCTGGTGCTGATCTTTCTGGTGCTGGGCACGATCTTCTTGGGCATTGCCACCCCGACCGAGGGCGGTGCCATGGGGGCCGTGGGGGCCTTGATCATGTCGCTGGCGCGCAGGCGCCTGAGCTATAAGCTGCTCAAGCAGGCGCTGGAAAACAGCGCCCGGCTGGCCATCTTCGTGATGTTCATCCTGATCGGCGCGACCGTGTTCGGCTTTACCTTCAACGCCGCCGACGGGCCCATCTGGGTCAAGGCGCTGTTCGACGGACTGCCGGGCGGGCAACTCGGTTTCCTGCTGGTCGCCAACCTGCTGGTGTTCCTGCTGGGCTTTTTCATCGACTTCTTCGAGATCGCCTTCATCGTCGTGCCCTTGCTGTTGCCGGTGGCCAAGATGCTGGACATCAACCTAGTCTGGTTTGGCGTCATTTTGGCGATGAACCTGCAAACCTCGTTCCTGACCCCGCCCTTTGGCTTCGCGCTGTTTTACCTGCGCAGCGTGGCCCCGCGCAACGACTACCTCGACTCCATCACCAAGAAGCGCGTGGCCGGTGTCACCACCGAGCAGATCTACAAAGGCTCGATCGCCTTCGTGCTGATGCAACTCATGATGGTGGGTGCGCTGATTGCCTATCCGAACCTGGTGACGGGGCAAATCGAGCAGGTGGAACTGGCCGACGAGGCCGAGGTGCAGCGGCGCTTGCAGCAAATCCCGGGCTTTCATGGGGCCGAGCCGGGCAACCAAGTGCCGGGTCAGGAACAGGAGCAAGGGCAGTGGGGCGGTGCCGGCATGTGGGACGAGCCTGCGCCGGTCGATGGCGCCCCAGCCAATGGCGCACCGCTCGATCCAGCCCCAGCAAACGGTGAGGCAGGCGCAGCCACAGCGCCCGAGCCTGCGCCTGCCCGTTGAGTAGGGCGCAGCACCCATGCGCCTAGACTGCCGCATACTCGATGCGCGCCTGCGCGAGCTGCAGCCCGCCTATGCCACTTCCGGCAGCGCCGGGCTGGACCTGCGTGCGTGCTTGGCCGAGCCGCTCACGCTGGCAGCCAACGCCTGCCAGTTGCTGCCCACCGGCTTGGCCATCCACTTGGCCGACCCGGGCTATGCGGCCCTCATCCTGCCGCGCTCGGGGCTGGGGCACAAGCACGGCATCGTGCTGGGCAATTTGGTGGGTTTGATCGACAGCGACTACCAAGGCCAGCTCATGGTGAGCGCCTGGAACCGCAGTGAGCGCGCCTACACCATCGAACCGCTGGAGCGCATCGCGCAACTGGTGATCGTGCCGGTGCTGCAGGCGCAGCTTAACTGGGTGGACGACTTTGCCCAAGCCAGCGCGCGCGGCGCCGGGGGCTATGGTTCAACCGGGCGGGCTTGAGCCCTAGCAGGCAGCTGGCCGGGCTGGCTTGGGCTGGGGCTCAGGCTTCGAGCCGGAAAAACCCGGCACCCAGGCTGCCGCGCCCCACTTCGTCCACCGTGGCCTCGCGCACCGCATGGATTTTTAGGTCTAGGCGCAGCGCAATGCCGGCCAGCGGGTGGTTGCCGTCGAGCACCACGTGTTCGGGGTAGATTTCGCTCACGAAATACAAGCGGTCGGGCTGCGCGGCGCCGCTGCAACCCGGTGGCAGTTGCTCGAAAGCCAGGCCCACTTCGAGCTCGGTCGGGAAGGCGCTGCGCGGCTCCAGCAGCAGCAACTGGTCGTCAAAATCGCCAAAAGCGCGCTCGGGCTCTAGGTGCAGCTCCATTTCTTCGCCTGCGCCGTGGCCATGCAGCGCGGCCTCGATCGATTCCAGCAGATCGCGCCCGCCTACCAGAAACTCGACCGGTTCGTCGAGGCGGTCCAATTCTTCGCCCAAGGTGTCGGAAAGCGTCCAAGTGAGGGCGGCGACGCATTGCTCAGTGATTTTCATCGCACAATTGTCCCATGACTACACATGCCCCAAACCCACACGCGGCCACCGCGCCCGATGTCCCCACGCCCTTGCTTGGCGGCTTGACGCCGCAGCAGTTCATGCGCCGCCATTGGCAAAAAAAGCCGCTCCTGATCCGACAAGCCATTCCCGGCTTTGCCCCGCTGCTCGAGCGCCCCGAGTTGTTTGCGCTGGCGCAGTCGGCGCAGGTGGAGTCGCGCCTGATCGAGCGCCAGGGCGAAGATTGGAGTCTGGCCCAGGGCCCGTTCGAGCGCCGGCAATTGCCGCCGCTCAAGCAGCCCGCTTGGACGCTGCTGCTGCAAGGGGTGGACTTGCACCACGATGCGGTGCACCAGTTGCTGCAGCGCTTTCGCTTCGTACCCGACGCACGGCTGGACGATTTGATGATCTCCTGGGCCAGCGAGGGCGGTGGCGTGGGGCCCCACTTCGACAGCTACGACGTGTTCCTGCTGCAAGCCAGCGGACGCCGGCGCTGGCGCATCGGGCGGCAAAAGGATTTGAGTCTGCAGCCCGACAAGCCGCTGAAAATTTTGCAACACTTCGAGCCCGAGCAGGAGTGGGTGCTGGAGCCGGGTGACATGCTCTACCTGCCGCCGCAGTGGGCGCACGACGGGGTGGCGCTCGATGGCGGCTGCATGACCTATTCGGTGGGTTTTCGGGTGCCGCAGCGCGGGGCCTTGGCCGCAGAGCTGGTGCAGCGCCTGGCCGATGAGTGCGCCGACGAGCGCCTGTACCGCGACCGCAACCAAGCAGCCACCGCCACGCCGGCGGCGGTGCCCGAGGCCTTGGTTGACTTTGCCCGCGACGCGCTCAAGCGCCTGTTGCGCGACAAGGTGGGGCTGCGTCTGGCCTTGGGCGAGGTGTTGAGCGAGCCCAAGCCCTCGGTCTGCTTCAGCGCGCCGCAGCAGCCGTGGCAGCCCGGGGCGGTGACACTGGATAAGTGCACGCGCATGTTGTACGACGCGGAGCACGTGTTTGTCAACGGCGAAGCCTGGTGCGCCAGCGGCAAGGACGCGCGATTGCTGCACGAGCTGGCCGACCGACGCGCGCTCAGTGCCGAGCAAGTGCGCCGCGCCAGTGCACCGGTGCAAGAGCAACTGGCCGAGTGGCAGCAGGCGGGCTGGCTGCACGTGCAGCCGGTGGCAAAAAGCACCGATCAGGAAGGATAGCCTAAACCCTTGTTGCGCTGCGCTGGAGCCGATTTGTTGTTTTTTGGCAACAATTTAAGGCCTCTGCAAGTAATTTTTTCTGTACCTCTGCGGCTTTTTCTGCTTTGGATTATCATCAAGATTGCTAGGAAATTTTAGGGTTTACCCTTCGATTCCAGCCGCCAGTGGCTGTGCTTTGTGCTCGCAATGCGGGCTTAATGCTTGCCGAGGCAAAAACCCAGATCGCCACCACCTTCCATTTGATACGATATGAAAATCTCTGCCCTGCTCGCCGCCCTGCTCGCCGCTGCCCTGTTGACCGGTTGCCCCCAAGCTCCGGCCCCGGCTCCTGAGCCTACACCAGCCCCGGCTCCAGCTCCTGAGCCTACACCAGCCCCGGCTCCAGCTCCGGCTGAGGCCGCTCCTGCAGCACCGGCCGACGCCGCTGCACCGGCTGCTGGTGGTTCCCATACTGCTCCTGCAGCACCTGCTGGCGGCGCTTACT
Coding sequences within:
- a CDS encoding aromatic ring-hydroxylating oxygenase subunit alpha, translating into MSDLSLPLQQAESQLPVSSYFDEALLQRELELIFQRGPRYVGHVNSVPELGDYYALPHEGEGRALVRTAQGVELVSNVCRHRQAVMLKGRGNLQQQQSGHGGGHIVCPLHRWTYAGGGTEHSGRLGELIGAPHFAHDPCLNLQRFPLREWNGLLFEDNGRDIAADLAGLERLPELNFEGMVLGHVELHQCHYNWKTFIEVYLEDYHVVPFHPGLGRFVTCDDLRWSFKPEYSVQTVGVQNLQQGGGSPVYKHWQEVLLRYRNGQLPERGAVWLTYYPHLMVEWYPHVLTVSTVHPISPGQTLNRVEFYYPEDIAAFEPEFVAAQRAAYMETCLEDDEIGERMDAGRKALLARGTSEVGPYQSPMEDGMQHFHEWYRSRMGAHVNAA
- the xseB gene encoding exodeoxyribonuclease VII small subunit — encoded protein: MPKSKASPAAAPTPATFEAATQELDALLTRLDAGQLPLDELLTQYQRGNELLAYCRARLDALEQQLTVLENGSERPWTATP
- a CDS encoding polyprenyl synthetase family protein; this translates as MSAPAPAQATPLVSPALGVFAAWSTARLTEVEAALEAALPQQAPAELGAAMRYAVLDGGKRLRPLLVWAAAEAVAGASLGPASHEAARRCACAVELIHAYSLVHDDLPCMDNDVLRRGKPTAHVRFGEATALLAGDALQALAFEQVLGLAQATETAALAARLGLCLAQASGHQGMAGGQAIDLAAVGRQLNLAELEDMHRRKTGALLRASVQMGALAGGADAAALAALTRYGAALGLAFQVIDDVLDVVADSATLGKTAGKDAAADKPTFVSLLGLDGARAYALALQQQAQAALHEGALPAPQTLHALADWVLQRSN
- the dxs gene encoding 1-deoxy-D-xylulose-5-phosphate synthase, whose amino-acid sequence is MTGLLETIHSPADLRRLPRAQLRPLADELRQFLLHSVAQTGGHLSSNLGTVELTVALHYVFNTPHDRLVWDVGHQTYPHKILTGRRERMHTLRQWGGVSGFPVRTESEYDTFGTAHSSTSISAALGMAVAAQQQGTDRHAVAVIGDGAMTAGMAFEALNNAGVLEQAKLLVILNDNDMSISPPVGALNRYLGQLLSGRFYSAAKQVGKQVLGVAPPLLELARRLEEGAKGLVLPITLFEKFGFNYIGPIDGHDLDALIPMLENIRRLPGPQFLHVVTKKGQGYKLAEADPIAYHGPGKFDPAVGLQSPAQAPRLTFSQVFGRWLCDMAAHDERLVGITPAMREGSGMVEFHQRFPERYHDVGIAEQHAVTFAAGLACEGLKPVVAIYSTFLQRAYDQLIHDVALQKLPVLFALDRAGIVGADGPTHAGAYDIPFLRCIPNVSIACPADEAECYQLLCTAYQQAHPVAVRYPRGSGAGTPLPSDLQGLPFAQGEVRRRGQRVALLAFGTLLYPALQAAERLNATVANMRWAKPLDRALLRELAQQHDCLVTLEEGALAGGAGSAVLEALQEEGLLRPVLRLGLPDRFIEHGDPHKLMTLLGLDAAGIEASVHAWPAFAELPAASDA
- a CDS encoding TRAP transporter substrate-binding protein; this encodes MDRRSIIAGTGAVGVAGLLAACGPREQAAAPAAAPAAPAVITGETVRWRLASTFPRALDTIWGAAEVFAKAVSDATGGKFQVSTHPAGEIVPAMGVFDAAQTGAIEAAHTATYFFFGKDDALALANGGISFGLNGRQMTSWFFEGGGLALSRELLDTFNLVNFACGNTGVQMGGWFRREIRTPADLQGLRFRAGGFAGRVLERIGMVPLAMPAGEIYQALERGTVDGAEFVGPYDDEKLGFHRVAPFYYYPGFWEAGTQLDLLVNKTAFNALSPEYKAIVNQAATLAHTTMLARYDALNPAALKRLVAGGTRLMPFPRAVMDTAFRAAHTLYEELNATNPRWKKLYDHQIAFRRDQVLWHGLAEASFDSYMQLQGRNNRL
- a CDS encoding TRAP transporter small permease subunit, which translates into the protein MKYLLLFSRAIDALNTAVGKVAMWLILLIVLISTANAISRYALHISSNAWLEIQWYLFGAVFLLGAGFVFLRNAHVRIDVVSSRLTARTRNWIDVVGILVFLLPLCYLMIILGWPVFERSWVTGEMSPNAGGLIRWPAYLMIPAGFALLALQAISELIKRFHFLYGGGPDALAQGASSDVEQLAREIALAEHDRIESAAAAAVLADGGRKS
- a CDS encoding TRAP transporter large permease; translation: MIEFLISIFVPLMFLGLIFFLLTGFPVGFALSAVGLLFGLLGMELGLFPATLFQALPLRVFGIMQNEILLAIPFFTLMGIILERSGMAEDLLETVGQVFGPLHGGLAVAVVLVGALMAATTGVVAAAVISMGLISLPIMLRYGYNRPIATGVITASGTLAQILPPSLVLIVLADQLGVSVGDMYAGAMLPALMLIGLYLAFVIGIAVVKPQWMPPLPPDARIYNEPTGSSGHRSLIVLMALATLAGYAWAQVHNQMMHRWFERIADAPADETFIMSMLAGALVALVLALANKGLRLGLISKLAERVTFVLIPPLVLIFLVLGTIFLGIATPTEGGAMGAVGALIMSLARRRLSYKLLKQALENSARLAIFVMFILIGATVFGFTFNAADGPIWVKALFDGLPGGQLGFLLVANLLVFLLGFFIDFFEIAFIVVPLLLPVAKMLDINLVWFGVILAMNLQTSFLTPPFGFALFYLRSVAPRNDYLDSITKKRVAGVTTEQIYKGSIAFVLMQLMMVGALIAYPNLVTGQIEQVELADEAEVQRRLQQIPGFHGAEPGNQVPGQEQEQGQWGGAGMWDEPAPVDGAPANGAPLDPAPANGEAGAATAPEPAPAR
- the dut gene encoding dUTP diphosphatase, yielding MRLDCRILDARLRELQPAYATSGSAGLDLRACLAEPLTLAANACQLLPTGLAIHLADPGYAALILPRSGLGHKHGIVLGNLVGLIDSDYQGQLMVSAWNRSERAYTIEPLERIAQLVIVPVLQAQLNWVDDFAQASARGAGGYGSTGRA
- a CDS encoding FKBP-type peptidyl-prolyl cis-trans isomerase, translating into MKITEQCVAALTWTLSDTLGEELDRLDEPVEFLVGGRDLLESIEAALHGHGAGEEMELHLEPERAFGDFDDQLLLLEPRSAFPTELEVGLAFEQLPPGCSGAAQPDRLYFVSEIYPEHVVLDGNHPLAGIALRLDLKIHAVREATVDEVGRGSLGAGFFRLEA
- a CDS encoding cupin domain-containing protein, translating into MTTHAPNPHAATAPDVPTPLLGGLTPQQFMRRHWQKKPLLIRQAIPGFAPLLERPELFALAQSAQVESRLIERQGEDWSLAQGPFERRQLPPLKQPAWTLLLQGVDLHHDAVHQLLQRFRFVPDARLDDLMISWASEGGGVGPHFDSYDVFLLQASGRRRWRIGRQKDLSLQPDKPLKILQHFEPEQEWVLEPGDMLYLPPQWAHDGVALDGGCMTYSVGFRVPQRGALAAELVQRLADECADERLYRDRNQAATATPAAVPEALVDFARDALKRLLRDKVGLRLALGEVLSEPKPSVCFSAPQQPWQPGAVTLDKCTRMLYDAEHVFVNGEAWCASGKDARLLHELADRRALSAEQVRRASAPVQEQLAEWQQAGWLHVQPVAKSTDQEG